The Coregonus clupeaformis isolate EN_2021a chromosome 20, ASM2061545v1, whole genome shotgun sequence genome contains a region encoding:
- the LOC121533317 gene encoding F-box/LRR-repeat protein 5: MAPFPDEVDVFTGPHWRMKQLVGLYCEKLSQTNFSNNNDFRSFLQSLCATFKEFKMHEQIENEYIIGLLQQRSCNVYNVHSDNKLSEMLSLFEKGLRSVKSEYEQLNYAQQLKERLEAFTQDFLPHMKEEEEVFQPMLMQYFTYEELKDIKKQVIAQHSSQQRWDCAAEVLKELSLWSQAEVLHKAFKYADHEKIDDELEKEPCSTHISQLPTEILLCLFHYLGPVDLCHCGQVCSAWSDLAKTGSLWRHLYPVHWARGDYYRGPPADLNQELDEEWVNSRQDEGKAYQEWDEDADVDESDESCEDSLAISAAQREKKLLNGMIQNLLPAVGSSVRSIVLAYSSTVSSKMVRQILSLCPNLTHLDLTQTDVTDSAFDSWSSLWACLSLEHLDLSGCEKITDHTLKKLSLGLGDLASPTCSEKRSDRRAKLLKSPPSPICLLDKRSLRPTGHSRQALIFKQWPGRLGSAPCSPTRVWVLDPSELADIEDAAEWNRRGEVSTPEGRGFVETRPGGVLCCCRRSRRRGFRTGFSTSYWQQQYGLGEAGCGHSTCCTGETALRTLGGLQCESYITRGSAGAEFRTKCSSGGQWCLECDNRTDRSDAQRSLRFLSLSGCYQVTDLGLRALSQRGGLPLLEHLNLSGCLLITEVGLQELVSACPALNDEHFYYCDNINGPHADTASGCQNLQCGFRVCCRSGE, translated from the exons ATGGCTCCTTTTCCCGACGAGGTGGATGTTTTCACTGGCCCACACTGGCGAATGAAACAGTTGGTGGGACTTTACTGCgagaag CTGTCACAGACCAACTTCTCCAACAACAATGACTTCCGCTCATTTCTTCAGTCGCTTTGTGCCACCTTCAAGGAGTTCAAGATGCATGAACAGATTGAGAATGAGTACATCATCGGTCTGTTGCAGCAGCGCAGCTGCAATGTGTATAATGTACACTCCGACAACAAGCTCTCAGAGATGTTGTCCCTGTTTGAGAAAGGGCTGAGAAGCGTTAAG AGTGAGTATGAGCAGCTCAACTATGCCCAGCAGCTGAAGGAAAGACTGGAGGCATTCACACAGGACTTCTTACCCCAcatgaaggaggaggaagag GTGTTCCAGCCCATGCTGATGCAGTACTTCACCTATGAGGAGCTGAAAGACATCAAGAAGCAGGTGATAGCGCAGCACAGTAGCCAGCAGCGATGGGACTGTGCAGCAGAGGTGCTGAAGGAGCTCAGTCTGTGGAGCCAGGCAGAGGTGCTGCACAAGGCCTTCAAGTATGCTGACCACGAGAAGATTGATGATG AATTGGAGAAAGAGCCGTGCTCCACCCACATCTCCCAGCTGCCCACAGAGATCCTGCTGTGTCTGTTCCACTACCTGGGCCCTGTGGACCTGTGTCACTGTGGCCAGGTGTGCTCTGCCTGGTCTGACCTGGCCAAGACCGGCTCTCTGTGGAGACACCTCTACCCTGTACACTGGGCCAGAG GGGATTACTATCGCGGCCCCCCAGCTGATCTGAACCAGGAGCTGGATGAGGAGTGGGTGAATAGTCGGCAGGATGAGGGCAAAGCCTACCAGGAGTGGGATGAGGACGCAGATGTGGATGAATCTG ATGAGTCTTGTGAAGACTCCTTGGCTATAAGCGCTGCTCAGAGGGAGAAGAAGCTACTGAATGGAATGATCCAGAACCTTCTGCCAGCTGTGGGTTCCTCTGTCCGGTCCATCGTTCTGGCCTATAGCTCTACGGTCTCCAGTAAGATG GTGCGTCAGATCCTCAGTCTCTGTCCTAATCTCACCCACCTGGACCTCACTCAGACTGATGTCACAGACTCCGCCTTTGACAG TTGGTCATCTCTGTGGGCGTGTCTCTCTCTGGAGCACCTGGACCTTTCAGGCTGTGAGAAGATCACTGACCACACACTGAAGAAGCTGTCCTTGGGTTTGGGGGATCTGGCATCTCCCACATGCTCTGAGAAACGCTCTGACCGGCGAGCCAAGCTTCTGAAGAGCCCTCCTTCTCCCATCTGTCTGCTGGACAAGCGGAGCCTCCGTCCGACTGGGCACAGCCGGCAGGCCCTGATCTTCAAGCAGTGGCCAGGGAGACTGGGCAGTGCCCCCTGCAGCCCCACCAGGGTCTGGGTCCTGGACCCCTCGGAGCTGGCCGACATCGAGGACGCTGCGGAGTGGAACCGTCGCGGGGAAGTGTCTACCCCTGAGGGGCGGGGCTTTGTGGAGACTCGGCCAGGGGGAGTGTTGTGTTGCTGCAGGAGGAGTAGGAGGCGGGGCTTCAGGACTGGCTTtagcacctcctactggcagcAGCAGTATGGGCTTGGGGAGGCCGGCTGTGGCCATTCAACCTGCTGCACTGGTGAGACGGCCCTGAGGACTTTAGGAGGGCTGCAGTGTGAGTCTTACATCACCAGGGGCAGTGCAGGGGCAGAGTTTCGGACTAAATGCTCCTCTGGGGGCCAGTGGTGCCTGGAGTGTGACAACAGAACTGATCGGTCAGACGCTCAACGCTCACTAAGGTTCCTCAGCCTCTCTGGATGCTATCAGGTCACAGACCTGGGCTTGAG GGCACTGTCTCAGCGTGGAGGTCTTCCTCTCCTGGAGCATCTGAACCTGTCTGGATGTCTCCTCATCACTGAGGTGGGATTACAGGAGCTGGTGTCAGCCTGTCCTGCCCTCAATGATGAACACTTCTACTACTGCGACAACATCAACG
- the LOC121533316 gene encoding tripartite motif-containing protein 16 produces the protein MAESYALFGEDQFSCSICLDLLKNPVTIPCGHSYCMGCIKDYWDLNDRTGVYGCPQCRQTFTPRPALNKNTMFAEVVERLKKTEEFQVDPHVPCYAEPGDIECDVCGGRKQKAIKSCLLCLASYCETHLKLHDKLNPGKRHSLVEASVQLQEKICSHHDKLLEVYCRTDQLCICYECLMGVHKGHETVSAAAEGAAKQKELKETHRKSKQIINKKEKELFRLKQAMMSLTYSAQLAVEDSDKVFTEIICSVQKCHSDVKRLIRSQEKAAVGQAEEQVDQLQKEIAEMRRRDTKLEQLSKTEDSIIFLQRCQSVLALPGCGDTSSINVSQQVSFEGVKKSVAELKQRLEDICKGAFVKISKKVQDIHILQASKPSPPLPQVKDKCVESKEPTTREEFLKYACQLTLDQNTAHKNLLLSKDNKVAGWNDLALPYPNHPERFDNMPVVLCREALSGRCYWEVEWDGIQAIIAVSYKGINRKKALSPPDAFSKFLEFYDQSWSLDWNTAQVWENKKQIQLTSWSSRKVGLFLDHKAGTLAFYNIADKMTLIYRVQTTFTQPLYPAFWIKIQSKIKLCPLK, from the exons ATGGCTGAGTCGTATGCATTATTTGGGGAAGACCAATTCTCTTGTTCaatctgtctggatctactgaagaaCCCTGTGACCATTCCTTGTGGACACAGTTACTGCATGGGCTGTATAAAGGACTATTGGGATCTAAATGACCGCACAGGTGTCTATGGCTGCCCTCAGTGCAGACAGACCTTCACCCCAAGGCCTGCTTTGAACAAAAATACCATGTTTGCAGAGGTAGTGGAAAGACTGAAGAAGACTGAAGAGTTCCAAGTTGACCCTCATGTTCCTTGTTATGCTGAACCAGGGGATATTGAGTGTGATGTCTGTGGTGGGAGAAAACAGAAAGCCATCAAGTCTTGTCTTCTGTGTCTGGCCTCATACTGTGAAACACACCTCAAGCTTCATGACAAACTCAACCCTGGAAAACGACACAGCCTTGTGGAAGCCTCCGTACAGCTTCAGGAGAAGATATGCTCccatcatgacaaactgctggaagTTTACTGCCGTACTGATCAACTTTGTATCTGTTATGAGTGTTTAATGGGTGTACACAAAGGCCATGAAACAGTTTCAGCTGCAGCCGAAGGCGCTGCAAAACAG AAAGAACTGAAGGAGACACACAGGAAGTCCAAGCAAATAATCAACAAGAAAGAGAAGGAACTATTCCGGTTGAAGCAGGCCATGATGTCTCTCACA TACTCAGCACAGTTAGCCGTGGAAGACAGTGACAAGGTCTTCACTGAAATAATCTGCTCTGTTCAGAAGTGCCACTCTGATGTGAAAAGACTGATCAGATCACAGGAGAAGGCTGCTGTTGGCCAGGCTGAGGAGCAGGTTGACCAACTGCAAAAGGAGATtgcagagatgaggaggagagatactAAGCTTGAGCAGTTGTCAAAAACAGAAGATTCTATTATTTTCCTCCAG agATGTCAATCTGTCCTAGCCCTCCCTGGATGTGGAGATACATCCAGCATCAATGTGAGTCAGCAAGTGTCTTTTGAAGGCGTGAAGAAATCTGTGGCCGAGCTGAAACAGCGATTGGAGGACATCTGCAAAGGGGCCTTTGTAAAAATCTCTAAAAAAG TACAGGATATTCATATTCTGCAGGCATCAAAGCCCAGTCCAC CTCTACCCCAAGTAAAAGACAAGTGTGTGGAGAGTAAAGAACCAACAACAAGAGAGGAGTTTTTGAAAT ATGCCTGTCAGCTCACATTGGACCAAAACACAGCACATAAAAACCTCCTTCTCTCTAAGGACAACAAAGTGGCTGGATGGAATGATTTGGCACTGCCTTATCCTAaccacccagagagatttgataACATGCCTGTGGTACTGTGCAGAGAGGCTTTGTcagggcgctgttactgggaggttgAATGGGATGGAATACAGGCTATCATAGCTGTATCATATAAGGGGATAAACAGAAAAAAAGCACTAAGTCCTCCTGATGCGTTCTCCAAATTTCTAGAATTTTATGATCAATCCTGGAGTTTGGACTGGAATACAGCTCAAGTCTGGGAGAATAAGAAACAGATTCAACTAACTTCTTGGTCCTCTAGGAAAGTAGGACTGTTCTTGGATCACAAGGCAGGAACTCTAGCATTTTACAACATTGCTGATAAAATGACCCTCATCTATAGAGTACAAACTACATTCACTCAACCACTCTATCCTGCTTTCTGGATCAAAATACAGTCCAAGATAAAATTGTGCCCCCTGAAATAA